The Paracoccus sp. MC1862 genome includes a window with the following:
- a CDS encoding 6,7-dimethyl-8-ribityllumazine synthase has translation MAALTEHYTLPVPGFDAPVRLLIVVAPYYRAIADDLIAGAKAMAEGAGAAVDLVEVPGALEIPTAIGMAGQLAQYDGHVALGCVIRGETTHYDTVCNDSSRGLTLLGLQGLCIGNGILTVENMEQAAVRADPSGQNKGGGAAAAALHLIALQRRWAGAKRPVGFGREGERDVIRLAGELDGSGQG, from the coding sequence ATGGCCGCGCTGACCGAACACTACACTCTGCCCGTTCCGGGCTTTGACGCGCCGGTGCGGCTGCTGATCGTGGTCGCCCCCTATTACCGCGCCATCGCCGACGACCTGATCGCGGGCGCGAAGGCCATGGCCGAAGGGGCGGGGGCCGCCGTCGATCTGGTCGAGGTGCCGGGCGCGCTGGAAATCCCCACCGCCATCGGCATGGCCGGGCAGTTGGCGCAATATGACGGCCATGTGGCGCTGGGCTGCGTGATCCGGGGCGAGACGACGCATTACGACACTGTCTGCAACGACAGCTCGCGCGGGCTGACGCTGCTGGGGCTGCAGGGGCTGTGCATCGGCAACGGCATCCTGACGGTCGAAAACATGGAGCAGGCGGCGGTGCGCGCCGACCCCTCGGGGCAGAACAAGGGCGGCGGTGCCGCCGCCGCCGCCCTGCACCTGATCGCGCTGCAGCGCCGCTGGGCCGGGGCGAAGCGTCCCGTGGGCTTCGGCCGCGAAGGCGAACGCGACGTGATCCGGCTTGCGGGCGAACTGGACGGATCGGGGCAGGGATGA
- the ribB gene encoding 3,4-dihydroxy-2-butanone-4-phosphate synthase, whose translation MHYEQPGPVERDWSDAISPIEEIIEDARNGRMFVLVDHEDRENEGDLVIPAQMATPDAINFMATHGRGLICLALPAARIDALGLPLMSPKNSSRHETAFTLSIEAREGVTTGISAHDRARTVSVAIDPTKGATDIATPGHVFPLRARDGGVLVRAGHTEAAVDIARLAGLNPSGVICEIMKDDGSMARLPDLVAFAQRHGLKIGTISDLIAYRRRHDNLIAERDARPVTSAHGGEWLMRVFADEAQGGEHIVLSKGDLTTPEPVLVRMHSLDPMHDVLGIGRGSDLPAAMRLIAQEGRGVVVLLRDLWPTLPRGGEASPHTLRQYGVGAQILAALGIHELVLLTNTAPLKVVGLDGYGLSIHSTRPIPQE comes from the coding sequence ATGCACTACGAACAGCCGGGACCGGTCGAGCGCGACTGGTCGGACGCCATCTCCCCGATCGAGGAGATCATCGAGGATGCCCGCAACGGCCGGATGTTCGTGCTGGTCGATCACGAGGACCGCGAGAACGAGGGCGACCTGGTCATCCCCGCGCAGATGGCGACGCCCGACGCGATCAACTTCATGGCGACCCATGGCCGCGGGCTGATCTGCCTGGCGCTGCCCGCCGCGCGGATCGACGCGCTGGGACTGCCGTTGATGAGCCCCAAGAATTCCAGCCGGCACGAGACCGCCTTCACCCTGTCGATCGAGGCGCGGGAAGGCGTCACGACCGGCATTTCCGCCCATGACCGCGCCCGCACCGTGTCGGTCGCCATCGACCCGACCAAGGGGGCCACCGACATCGCCACGCCCGGCCATGTCTTCCCGCTGCGCGCCCGTGACGGCGGCGTGCTGGTCCGCGCCGGCCATACCGAGGCCGCGGTGGACATCGCCCGGCTGGCCGGGCTGAACCCCTCGGGCGTGATCTGCGAGATCATGAAGGACGATGGGTCCATGGCCCGTCTGCCCGACCTCGTGGCCTTCGCGCAAAGGCACGGGCTGAAGATCGGCACCATCAGCGACCTGATCGCCTATCGCCGCCGCCACGACAACCTGATCGCGGAACGCGACGCACGGCCCGTCACCTCGGCCCACGGCGGCGAATGGCTGATGCGCGTCTTCGCCGACGAGGCGCAGGGGGGCGAGCATATCGTGCTGAGCAAGGGCGACCTGACCACGCCTGAGCCGGTGCTGGTCAGGATGCATTCGCTGGACCCGATGCATGACGTGCTGGGGATCGGGCGCGGCAGCGACCTGCCCGCCGCCATGCGCCTGATCGCGCAGGAAGGCCGGGGCGTCGTGGTCCTTTTGCGCGACCTGTGGCCCACCCTGCCGCGCGGGGGCGAGGCTTCGCCCCACACGCTGCGCCAGTATGGGGTGGGGGCGCAGATCCTCGCCGCGCTGGGCATCCATGAACTTGTGCTGCTGACGAACACCGCGCCGCTGAAGGTCGTGGGCCTTGACGGCTATGGGCTTTCCATCCATTCCACCCGCCCCATCCCGCAGGAGTGA
- a CDS encoding riboflavin synthase, whose protein sequence is MFTGIITDIGTVVAVEMRGDMRARISCNYDMSGVDMGASIACDGICLTVVAKGMDWFDVDISAETLARTNIGASGWRVGQRINLERALRVGDELGGHIVSGHVDGVARVTAARAEGDSLRLSFEAPEGLARFIAPKGSVALNGTSLTVNEVEGNRFGVNLIPHTREVTNWGEVAEGDLVNLEIDTLARYVARLAEAG, encoded by the coding sequence ATGTTCACCGGAATCATCACCGACATCGGCACGGTCGTGGCCGTCGAGATGCGCGGCGACATGCGCGCGCGGATTTCCTGCAACTACGACATGAGCGGCGTGGACATGGGCGCATCCATCGCCTGCGACGGCATCTGCCTGACGGTGGTGGCCAAGGGCATGGACTGGTTCGACGTGGACATCTCGGCCGAGACGCTGGCCCGCACCAACATCGGTGCAAGCGGCTGGCGGGTTGGACAGCGGATCAACTTGGAACGGGCGCTGCGGGTGGGGGACGAACTGGGCGGGCATATCGTGTCCGGCCATGTCGATGGCGTGGCCCGCGTTACCGCCGCGCGGGCCGAGGGCGACAGCCTGCGCCTGAGCTTCGAGGCGCCCGAGGGGCTTGCGCGCTTCATCGCGCCCAAGGGCTCGGTCGCGCTGAACGGGACCTCGCTGACGGTGAACGAGGTCGAGGGCAACCGCTTCGGCGTGAACCTGATCCCCCATACTCGCGAGGTGACGAACTGGGGCGAGGTGGCCGAAGGCGACCTGGTCAACCTCGAGATCGACACGCTGGCGCGATACGTCGCACGGCTGGCCGAGGCGGGATAG
- a CDS encoding capsule biosynthesis protein, with protein sequence MNAFIKGIPAPLPRMAHLPPDKRVFLLLQGPHGPFFDRLARLMRAAGATAWRVGFNAGDEFFWRDRARFVAHSAGPDEWPGHLERLITEKKVTDIVLYGDVRPIHAAAREAASRRGLVLHVFEEGYLRPYWITYERGGSNGFSALMDIGLDRMRAAQRAFGAEVNRPPAHWGDMRQHKFYGALYHFMVLVANGRYPGFTSHRDITLWREFRLNLSRLLLSPLHAARRWRQARAIRAGGFPYVLVLMQLEHDSSFRAHSPYHTMSDFTAEVLEAFARAAPRHHHIVFKAHPLEDGRAPLQAAITAQAHALGIAGRVHFVGGGKLAGLLSQARSAVTINSTAAQQALWRGLPVKALGRSVYAKPGLVSDQSLDDFLRRPAPPDQARYRDYRNYLLDTCQVPGGFYAARSRAHALRLVVDMMLDPDDPYAALEGGYARYRQQMDILDH encoded by the coding sequence ATGAACGCTTTCATCAAGGGCATTCCCGCCCCCCTTCCAAGGATGGCACATCTGCCCCCTGACAAACGGGTGTTCCTGCTGCTGCAGGGTCCGCATGGTCCGTTCTTTGACCGGCTGGCACGGCTTATGCGCGCGGCCGGCGCGACGGCCTGGCGCGTGGGCTTCAATGCGGGGGACGAATTCTTCTGGCGCGACCGTGCGCGGTTTGTCGCCCACAGCGCCGGTCCCGACGAATGGCCGGGCCACCTGGAACGGCTGATCACCGAAAAGAAGGTGACGGACATCGTCCTTTACGGCGACGTCCGCCCGATCCATGCCGCGGCGCGCGAGGCGGCGTCGCGACGCGGGCTGGTGCTGCATGTCTTCGAGGAAGGCTACCTGCGCCCCTACTGGATCACCTACGAACGGGGCGGATCGAACGGCTTCTCGGCGCTGATGGACATCGGGCTTGACCGGATGCGGGCCGCCCAGCGCGCCTTCGGGGCGGAGGTCAACCGCCCGCCCGCCCATTGGGGCGACATGCGTCAGCACAAGTTCTACGGCGCGCTTTACCACTTCATGGTGCTGGTGGCGAACGGGCGCTATCCGGGCTTCACCTCGCACCGCGACATCACGCTCTGGCGCGAGTTCCGGCTGAACCTGTCGCGCCTGCTGCTGTCGCCGCTTCACGCGGCCCGCCGCTGGCGCCAGGCGCGGGCGATCCGGGCCGGGGGCTTTCCCTATGTGCTGGTGCTGATGCAGCTTGAGCATGATTCAAGCTTCCGGGCCCATTCGCCCTATCACACCATGTCCGACTTCACCGCCGAGGTGCTGGAGGCCTTTGCCCGCGCCGCGCCGCGCCACCATCACATTGTCTTCAAGGCACATCCGCTGGAAGACGGACGCGCGCCCCTGCAGGCGGCGATCACCGCGCAGGCCCACGCGCTGGGCATCGCCGGCCGGGTGCATTTCGTGGGCGGCGGCAAGTTGGCCGGGCTGCTGTCGCAGGCGCGTTCCGCGGTGACGATCAACTCGACGGCGGCGCAGCAGGCATTGTGGCGGGGGCTGCCGGTCAAGGCGCTGGGCCGGTCGGTTTACGCCAAGCCGGGCCTCGTGTCGGACCAGAGCCTCGACGACTTCCTGCGCCGCCCCGCGCCGCCCGACCAGGCGCGCTACCGCGACTACCGCAACTACCTGCTGGACACTTGCCAGGTACCCGGCGGCTTCTACGCCGCCCGTTCCCGCGCCCATGCCCTGCGGCTGGTCGTGGACATGATGCTGGACCCCGACGACCCCTATGCCGCGCTGGAGGGCGGATATGCGCGCTACCGGCAACAGATGGACATTCTGGACCATTGA
- a CDS encoding polysaccharide biosynthesis/export family protein, with the protein MRVALRIAALSSMTLLAACALPRSGPNKNEIYRGSVDRGGNAHVIYVNDHVARAASFTPAYGFGSDFINAGAVGADEIRPGDVLGLTIWENVDDGLLASMGQSNTPLQELQVDSGGYIFVPYAGRIRAAGNSPDELRQIITRQLETQTPDPQVTVTRVAGDGATVSVMGKVGGQGVFPIERPTRTLSAMLARAGGVTVDPDIAVVTVKRGNNTGRVWLRDLYANPRNDVALRPGDVILVEEDQRSFTALGALGGQTKVPLGSEEINAIEAIAMVGGLSSNLADPTGVFVLRNEPQSVAQKVLGRNVAGDQRMAYVLDLTRPNGLFLARDFLLRDGDTVYVTEAPYVQWQKTLGAITGSANSANALNNIAN; encoded by the coding sequence ATGCGGGTTGCCCTCAGGATCGCGGCGCTCTCGTCGATGACTCTGCTGGCGGCCTGCGCCCTTCCGCGTTCGGGCCCGAACAAGAACGAGATCTACCGCGGCTCGGTTGACCGGGGTGGCAACGCCCATGTCATCTATGTCAACGACCATGTGGCCCGCGCCGCGTCCTTCACCCCGGCCTATGGCTTCGGCTCGGACTTCATCAACGCAGGCGCCGTCGGCGCCGACGAGATCCGGCCGGGCGACGTGCTGGGCCTGACGATCTGGGAAAACGTGGACGACGGGCTCTTGGCCTCGATGGGCCAGTCGAACACGCCCCTGCAGGAACTGCAGGTGGACAGCGGCGGCTACATCTTCGTGCCCTACGCGGGCCGCATCCGCGCCGCCGGCAACTCGCCCGACGAGCTGCGCCAGATCATCACCCGGCAGCTTGAAACCCAGACCCCTGACCCGCAGGTCACGGTGACCCGGGTGGCCGGCGACGGCGCGACGGTTTCGGTGATGGGCAAGGTCGGCGGCCAGGGCGTCTTCCCGATCGAGCGGCCGACCCGCACCCTGTCCGCCATGCTGGCGCGGGCGGGCGGCGTCACCGTCGATCCCGACATCGCGGTGGTGACCGTCAAGCGCGGCAACAACACCGGCCGCGTCTGGTTGCGCGACCTATACGCCAACCCGCGCAACGACGTGGCGCTGCGCCCCGGCGACGTGATCCTGGTGGAAGAAGACCAGCGCAGTTTCACCGCGCTGGGCGCGTTGGGCGGGCAGACCAAGGTGCCGCTGGGGTCAGAAGAGATCAACGCCATCGAGGCGATCGCCATGGTGGGCGGCCTCAGTTCGAACCTCGCCGATCCGACCGGCGTCTTCGTGCTGCGCAACGAGCCGCAGTCGGTGGCCCAGAAAGTGCTGGGCAGGAACGTCGCGGGCGACCAGCGGATGGCCTATGTGCTGGACCTGACACGTCCCAACGGGCTGTTCCTGGCGCGGGACTTCCTGCTGCGCGACGGCGACACGGTCTATGTGACCGAGGCGCCCTACGTCCAGTGGCAGAAGACCCTCGGCGCGATCACCGGCAGCGCGAACAGTGCGAATGCGCTGAACAACATCGCGAACTGA
- a CDS encoding capsular polysaccharide biosynthesis protein translates to MTGKPSGPIGLRRLFVLNGGFFARPRLRRILNLAGWRLAVGWPGPEDSIGVWGASPTAWRGRALAARTGAAVVTVEDAFLRSVLPGRHRSPVGRRGPIGLLIDPTGLHFDPSAPSLIETLASSPEAAALSAKARAALARLRAADLSKYNAHLPDAAAPEPGFVLVIDQTQGDASLMGAGRATFLRMLEAARDENPGARIVLRAHPETAAGLRRGHLGRADLRAGEILCDGPVSPWRLVGDAAGVYAVSSQLGYEAMLAGHRPRLFGQPFYAGWGLSGDEAPVPRRQGRTSLPALFAATHLLAPVWHDPCRDRLTDLEGAIRQIEAETKAWRQDHQGHLAYGIRLWKRRTIAASFGNGHGVRFTRHPSPAVTLAWANRAAEVPRALRVEDGFLRSRGLGAELVPPLSLVADARGIYYDPTGESDLERLLAAPLPPGGRERAQALIARLRDGALTKYNLGGELPLIPRDGRRVILVPGQVEDDASIRLGAGAERTNLALLARTRTENPGALIVWKPHPDVEAGLRPGSVPADRLKGLVDVIAAAAPAAALIDAVDEIWTITSTLGFEALIRGRAVTTLGAPFYAGWGLTRDLGPVPGRRQVRIDLETLVHAALIAYPRYRDPVSGLPCPVEVAADRLSDPRLAPVGPGLRWLAKLQGGLSGHSWLWRR, encoded by the coding sequence ATGACCGGAAAGCCGTCCGGCCCGATCGGCCTGCGGCGGCTTTTCGTCCTGAACGGCGGGTTCTTCGCGCGTCCCCGCCTCAGGCGCATCCTCAACCTGGCCGGCTGGCGACTTGCCGTCGGCTGGCCGGGACCCGAAGACAGCATCGGCGTCTGGGGCGCCAGCCCCACCGCCTGGCGCGGGCGCGCACTGGCCGCCCGGACGGGTGCCGCCGTGGTGACGGTCGAGGACGCGTTCCTGCGATCAGTCCTGCCCGGACGCCACCGCAGCCCGGTCGGCCGGCGCGGCCCCATCGGCCTGCTGATCGACCCGACCGGCCTGCATTTCGACCCCTCTGCCCCGTCGTTGATCGAAACTCTGGCCTCATCGCCCGAGGCGGCGGCGCTTTCGGCGAAGGCCCGGGCGGCACTTGCCCGGCTGCGCGCGGCGGATCTGTCGAAATACAACGCGCATCTGCCGGACGCGGCGGCGCCGGAACCCGGCTTCGTGCTGGTCATCGACCAGACACAAGGGGACGCCTCTCTGATGGGGGCGGGACGCGCGACCTTCCTGCGGATGCTCGAGGCCGCGCGGGACGAGAACCCCGGCGCCCGCATTGTCCTGCGGGCCCACCCGGAAACCGCCGCGGGGCTGCGCCGGGGCCATCTGGGCCGCGCCGACCTGCGGGCGGGCGAGATCCTCTGCGACGGCCCCGTGTCTCCGTGGCGGCTGGTGGGCGATGCGGCCGGCGTTTACGCCGTCAGCTCTCAACTTGGGTATGAGGCGATGCTGGCGGGCCACCGTCCCCGGCTGTTCGGCCAGCCCTTCTATGCCGGCTGGGGTCTCAGCGGGGACGAGGCGCCGGTGCCGCGCAGGCAGGGTCGGACCAGCCTGCCCGCGCTGTTCGCCGCGACCCATCTGCTGGCGCCAGTGTGGCATGACCCCTGCCGCGACCGGCTGACCGACCTGGAAGGCGCGATCCGCCAGATCGAGGCGGAAACAAAGGCATGGCGGCAGGACCATCAGGGGCATCTTGCCTATGGCATCCGCCTGTGGAAGCGCCGCACCATCGCGGCCAGCTTCGGGAACGGCCATGGCGTGCGCTTCACACGCCACCCCTCGCCCGCGGTCACGCTCGCCTGGGCCAACCGCGCCGCCGAGGTGCCGCGGGCACTGCGGGTCGAGGACGGCTTTCTGCGCTCGCGCGGGTTGGGCGCCGAACTGGTTCCGCCCTTGTCGCTGGTCGCCGATGCCCGCGGGATCTATTACGATCCCACAGGGGAAAGCGACCTTGAGCGGCTTCTGGCCGCGCCCCTGCCACCCGGCGGACGCGAACGGGCGCAGGCCCTGATCGCGCGCCTGCGGGATGGAGCGCTGACAAAATACAACCTTGGCGGCGAGCTGCCGCTGATCCCGCGCGACGGCCGCCGGGTGATCCTGGTGCCGGGGCAGGTCGAGGACGATGCCTCGATCCGCTTGGGCGCGGGGGCTGAACGGACCAATCTTGCCCTGCTTGCCCGCACCCGGACCGAGAACCCCGGCGCGCTGATTGTCTGGAAACCGCACCCGGATGTCGAAGCAGGCTTGCGACCCGGCTCAGTTCCTGCGGACAGGCTGAAGGGTCTGGTCGATGTCATCGCCGCCGCCGCCCCTGCAGCCGCGCTGATCGACGCGGTTGACGAAATCTGGACGATCACCTCGACACTGGGATTCGAGGCGCTGATCCGCGGCCGCGCTGTCACTACCCTGGGGGCGCCCTTCTACGCCGGCTGGGGATTGACGCGCGACCTTGGCCCCGTTCCGGGGCGCAGGCAGGTCCGCATCGACCTTGAAACGCTGGTCCATGCGGCATTGATCGCCTATCCCCGCTATCGCGATCCGGTCTCAGGCCTGCCCTGCCCGGTCGAAGTTGCGGCCGACCGGCTTTCGGATCCGAGGCTCGCGCCCGTTGGTCCCGGTTTGCGCTGGCTCGCCAAGCTGCAGGGAGGGCTGAGCGGACACAGTTGGCTGTGGCGGCGCTGA
- the ribD gene encoding bifunctional diaminohydroxyphosphoribosylaminopyrimidine deaminase/5-amino-6-(5-phosphoribosylamino)uracil reductase RibD: protein MDHALRLARRGLGNVWPNPAVGCVMVSDGRVVGRGWTQPGGRPHAERMALDVAGPAAKGATAYVTLEPCAHHGRTPPCAEGLVQADVARVVTALTDPDPRVAGRGHAMLRAAGVEVVENVRGEQARILQRGFLSRVTRGRPMVTLKLATSFDGRIATASGESRWITGEAARRHVHLLRLTHDAVMVGAGTARADHPALNVRGFGPVRQPVRVVLANGAIPRLPSEGAGHGPLWVVPGPPAKALAELGRRGLTRVFCEGGGRLAAALLAEGLVDELVGYTAGVLLGGDGRAAVEPFGLSALADAPRFRLAETQTLGGDVFHRWVSAEA from the coding sequence ATGGATCACGCGCTGCGGCTTGCCCGGCGCGGACTGGGAAACGTCTGGCCGAATCCTGCGGTGGGTTGCGTGATGGTCTCAGATGGCCGCGTGGTGGGGCGCGGCTGGACTCAGCCCGGCGGTCGTCCCCATGCCGAACGGATGGCTTTGGACGTGGCGGGTCCTGCCGCAAAGGGTGCGACAGCCTATGTCACCCTAGAACCCTGTGCCCATCACGGCCGCACCCCGCCCTGCGCCGAGGGACTGGTTCAGGCAGATGTGGCTCGCGTCGTGACCGCCCTGACTGATCCCGATCCCCGGGTTGCCGGGCGAGGCCATGCGATGCTGCGGGCGGCCGGGGTCGAGGTGGTGGAAAATGTCCGAGGCGAACAGGCTCGCATCCTGCAGCGCGGCTTCCTTTCCCGTGTGACCCGTGGCCGCCCGATGGTGACACTGAAGCTTGCGACCAGCTTCGACGGGCGGATTGCCACGGCCAGCGGAGAAAGCCGCTGGATCACCGGCGAGGCCGCGCGCCGCCATGTCCACCTGCTGCGGCTGACGCATGACGCGGTGATGGTGGGGGCCGGCACGGCGCGTGCCGACCACCCGGCGCTGAACGTGCGCGGCTTTGGTCCGGTGCGGCAGCCGGTGCGGGTGGTGCTGGCGAACGGCGCCATTCCCCGCCTGCCGTCCGAGGGCGCGGGCCACGGACCATTGTGGGTCGTGCCGGGGCCACCCGCCAAGGCGCTGGCGGAACTCGGGCGCCGGGGGCTGACGCGGGTCTTCTGCGAAGGCGGCGGCCGTCTCGCGGCGGCGCTGCTGGCCGAAGGCCTGGTTGATGAGCTTGTCGGCTATACCGCCGGCGTTCTCCTCGGCGGCGATGGCCGGGCCGCCGTAGAGCCATTCGGCCTTTCGGCACTGGCCGATGCGCCGCGCTTTCGCTTGGCCGAGACGCAGACGCTCGGGGGGGATGTCTTCCATCGCTGGGTGTCCGCAGAGGCGTGA
- the nrdR gene encoding transcriptional regulator NrdR, with translation MRCPFCGNADTQVKDSRPAEDNVAIRRRRFCPACGGRFTTYERVQLRDLVVIKSSGRREDFDRDKLARSIRIAMQKRPIEAERIDQMISGIVRRLESMGETDIPSKAIGEIVMETLARIDTVGYVRFASVYKNFQAADDFDRFVSELRPAEE, from the coding sequence ATGCGCTGTCCGTTCTGCGGAAACGCCGATACGCAGGTCAAGGATTCCCGCCCGGCCGAGGATAATGTCGCCATCCGCCGCCGCCGCTTCTGCCCGGCCTGCGGCGGCCGCTTCACCACCTACGAACGGGTACAGTTGCGCGATCTCGTGGTCATCAAGTCCTCGGGCCGGCGCGAGGACTTCGACCGCGACAAGCTCGCGCGTTCGATCCGCATCGCTATGCAGAAGCGCCCGATCGAGGCCGAGCGGATCGACCAGATGATCTCGGGCATTGTCCGCCGACTGGAAAGCATGGGCGAGACCGACATCCCGTCAAAGGCCATCGGCGAGATCGTGATGGAAACCCTGGCCCGCATCGACACCGTGGGCTATGTGCGATTTGCGAGCGTCTACAAGAACTTCCAGGCTGCGGATGATTTCGACCGCTTTGTGTCGGAACTGCGTCCGGCCGAAGAGTGA